From Alienimonas californiensis, a single genomic window includes:
- a CDS encoding NAD-dependent epimerase/dehydratase family protein, producing the protein MKILVTGGAGFIGSHIVDGLLEAGHSPIVLDDLSSGSRDNLPEDVPLYVADIRDAAAVRKVFAEESPDRVCHQAAQMSVSRSVREPVFDAETNVIGLLNVCEAARGAGVDRITFASSGGALYGDVTEPAGEEHALLPIAPYGITKKVGEDYLRFYALQYGLTTVALRYGNVYGPRQNPHGEAGVVAIFARNLLSGQPITINGDGKYVRDYVHVADVAAVNVAALLGEAPRGFSAFNVGTAVGTDVNQLADAVIAGVKATRPGANLPTPVHGPPRDGDLRSSIVSPAKATAELDWEPRVTMADGIAETVAWFAENG; encoded by the coding sequence ATGAAGATTCTCGTTACCGGCGGAGCCGGGTTTATCGGGTCGCACATCGTGGACGGCCTGTTGGAAGCAGGCCATTCGCCCATCGTCTTGGACGATCTGAGCAGCGGATCGCGGGATAATCTGCCGGAGGACGTGCCGCTGTACGTCGCCGACATCCGCGACGCCGCCGCGGTCCGTAAGGTGTTCGCGGAGGAGTCGCCGGACCGCGTCTGCCATCAGGCGGCCCAGATGAGCGTCTCCCGCAGCGTGCGGGAGCCGGTGTTCGACGCGGAGACGAACGTGATCGGCCTGCTCAACGTCTGCGAGGCGGCCCGCGGGGCCGGCGTCGACCGAATCACCTTCGCCAGCAGCGGCGGGGCGTTGTACGGCGACGTGACGGAGCCGGCCGGCGAGGAGCACGCCCTGCTGCCGATCGCTCCCTACGGCATCACCAAGAAGGTGGGCGAGGATTATCTGCGGTTCTACGCCCTGCAATACGGCCTCACGACCGTCGCCCTGCGGTACGGCAACGTCTACGGCCCCCGCCAGAACCCGCACGGCGAGGCCGGCGTGGTCGCCATCTTCGCCAGGAACCTGCTGTCCGGGCAGCCGATCACGATTAACGGCGACGGGAAATACGTCCGCGACTACGTCCATGTCGCCGACGTGGCCGCGGTGAACGTCGCGGCGCTGCTCGGCGAGGCGCCGCGGGGCTTCAGCGCCTTTAACGTCGGCACCGCCGTGGGCACGGACGTGAACCAACTGGCCGACGCCGTGATCGCCGGGGTGAAGGCGACGCGGCCGGGGGCGAATCTGCCGACCCCCGTGCACGGGCCGCCCCGCGACGGCGACCTGCGCAGCAGCATCGTCTCGCCGGCGAAGGCGACGGCGGAACTCGACTGGGAACCGCGCGTGACGATGGCGGACGGCATCGCCGAGACCGTCGCCTGGTTCGCCGAGAACGGCTGA
- a CDS encoding DUF4240 domain-containing protein — protein MDEIRFWQMIDVAWDASPANAAFRTELEAAIGDEAKRDAFVQRYFDEHNLGAIPEEDVFVEALQDDLASLSREELIAFDRILEQKLYDIDREEVHEATDGSDDGFLYCRGFIVACGQAFYEAVDRVPENALCEFFCEEMCYLPQAVFEERFDEEFPASDVSRESCSNTGAWPSLDQ, from the coding sequence ATGGACGAAATTCGCTTCTGGCAGATGATCGACGTCGCTTGGGACGCCTCTCCGGCGAACGCGGCGTTTCGCACGGAATTGGAAGCGGCGATCGGCGACGAGGCGAAGCGGGACGCCTTCGTGCAGCGTTACTTCGACGAGCACAATCTCGGCGCCATCCCGGAAGAGGACGTCTTCGTCGAGGCCCTCCAAGACGATTTGGCCAGCCTTTCCCGGGAGGAGCTGATCGCGTTCGACCGCATCCTCGAACAGAAGCTCTACGACATCGACCGCGAGGAGGTGCACGAGGCGACCGACGGCTCCGACGACGGCTTCCTGTACTGCCGCGGTTTCATCGTCGCCTGCGGACAGGCCTTCTACGAGGCGGTCGACCGCGTGCCGGAGAACGCCCTGTGCGAATTCTTCTGCGAGGAAATGTGCTACCTCCCGCAGGCCGTGTTCGAAGAGCGCTTCGATGAGGAGTTCCCGGCGTCCGACGTCAGCCGCGAATCGTGCAGCAACACCGGAGCTTGGCCCAGCCTGGACCAGTAG
- a CDS encoding DUF429 domain-containing protein, whose translation MDGPILPPFRTAFGVDFSGAKRAGRTAWVAEVAAAPDGGHLPRLVGLAPLGRLAGDDARGPALAWLVERIRRSENALWAVDAPFGLPIELYDGGWDEQLEVVRAWGGDAYAFGLHCVERARTRCGTMHPRRRTDLEAKTPFDCTHYRIIYQTFHAMRDVVAPLRADAGVCVLPFDWPSLPTARRVVVESCPASVLKRHGLPHRNYKQPAGGRLERFRLRNRQQIARWLEDRCEISRHRRRVMLTDPGGDALDAVLCAVGGLAAVRAADLASVRDDVRYGREGYIFG comes from the coding sequence GTGGACGGACCCATCCTACCGCCGTTTCGGACCGCCTTCGGGGTGGACTTCAGCGGGGCGAAGCGGGCCGGCCGGACCGCGTGGGTGGCGGAGGTCGCGGCGGCCCCGGACGGCGGCCATCTCCCGCGGCTGGTTGGCCTCGCCCCCTTGGGTCGGCTCGCCGGCGACGACGCCCGCGGCCCGGCGCTGGCATGGCTGGTCGAACGGATCCGCCGCTCCGAGAACGCCCTGTGGGCGGTCGACGCCCCGTTCGGCCTGCCGATCGAGTTGTACGACGGCGGGTGGGACGAACAGCTGGAGGTCGTGCGGGCCTGGGGCGGCGACGCCTACGCCTTCGGCCTGCACTGCGTGGAGCGGGCGCGGACTCGCTGCGGGACGATGCACCCCCGCCGCCGCACCGACCTCGAGGCGAAGACCCCCTTCGACTGCACCCACTACCGCATCATCTACCAGACGTTCCACGCGATGCGGGACGTCGTCGCCCCGCTGCGGGCGGACGCCGGAGTCTGCGTGCTGCCGTTCGACTGGCCGTCGCTCCCGACGGCGCGGCGGGTCGTGGTGGAGAGTTGCCCCGCCAGCGTGTTGAAGCGGCACGGCCTCCCCCACCGGAACTACAAGCAACCCGCGGGCGGCCGGCTGGAGCGGTTCCGACTGCGCAACCGGCAGCAAATTGCCCGCTGGCTGGAGGACCGCTGCGAAATCAGCCGCCACCGCCGCCGCGTCATGCTGACCGACCCGGGCGGCGACGCCCTGGACGCCGTGCTGTGCGCCGTCGGCGGCCTCGCCGCGGTCCGGGCGGCCGATTTGGCGTCGGTCCGCGACGACGTGCGTTACGGCCGCGAAGGGTACATTTTCGGCTGA
- a CDS encoding DUF72 domain-containing protein — MRWRLGATGYYNRGWRGPFFPPGLPQSKWLSHYATRFDAIELNTTFHAAPTPQRVRDWAAKVPDDFRFSLKAPRAVTHDVALSNAADPLAAFLETVVELGPKLGVVLLQFGPHHGVNELPALERLLAGLPKRFGDGGRFAVEFRDASWLAPPTYRALRAHGAALVAADLEDLPAAAGIVPTADFLYVRLLGKHGRFESDDHELFDPTPRLTWWRDRLRRAIASGRFGPDGPAEAWVLSNNDFAGHAPATLRRIAGLLDAPLPGDEVKAQADLFD, encoded by the coding sequence ATGCGGTGGCGACTGGGAGCGACGGGCTACTACAACCGCGGCTGGCGGGGGCCGTTCTTCCCGCCGGGACTGCCGCAATCCAAGTGGCTGTCGCACTACGCCACGCGGTTCGACGCGATCGAACTGAACACGACCTTCCACGCGGCGCCGACCCCCCAGCGGGTGCGGGACTGGGCGGCGAAGGTGCCGGACGACTTCCGGTTCAGCCTGAAGGCCCCGCGGGCGGTCACGCACGACGTCGCCCTGAGCAACGCCGCGGACCCGCTGGCGGCCTTTCTGGAGACGGTCGTCGAACTGGGGCCGAAGCTGGGCGTGGTGCTGCTCCAGTTCGGTCCGCACCACGGCGTGAACGAGTTGCCGGCGCTGGAGCGGTTGCTCGCCGGGTTGCCGAAGCGATTCGGCGACGGGGGGCGGTTCGCCGTTGAGTTCCGCGACGCCTCCTGGCTCGCCCCGCCCACCTACCGCGCTCTGCGGGCGCACGGGGCGGCGTTGGTCGCCGCGGACCTGGAGGACCTGCCCGCGGCGGCGGGGATCGTGCCGACGGCGGATTTCCTGTACGTCCGGCTGCTCGGCAAGCACGGACGGTTCGAGTCGGACGACCACGAACTGTTCGACCCCACCCCGCGGCTGACGTGGTGGCGGGACCGGCTGCGGCGGGCGATCGCCTCCGGCCGGTTCGGCCCGGACGGACCGGCGGAGGCGTGGGTCCTCAGCAACAACGATTTCGCCGGGCACGCCCCCGCGACGCTGCGGCGGATCGCCGGCCTGTTGGACGCGCCGCTGCCGGGGGACGAGGTGAAGGCACAGGCGGATCTCTTCGACTGA
- a CDS encoding FxsA family protein has translation MLARLALLFVLVPAAELALLYWLAGYIGFWPEIALIVLTGLTGAALAKYQGAATLRRFRADAAAGRMPADAAIDGVLILVAGAFLLTPGLMTDVAGFSLLIPGLRRQIKRGAAAYFKGRVTMSVASFVPPQRRPDVVVVEPNRLDETQPRPGESSPDRG, from the coding sequence ATGCTCGCCCGCCTCGCTCTGCTGTTCGTCCTGGTTCCCGCCGCGGAGCTGGCGCTGCTCTATTGGCTGGCGGGCTATATCGGCTTCTGGCCGGAAATCGCGTTGATCGTGCTCACTGGGCTGACCGGGGCGGCACTGGCGAAATATCAGGGGGCGGCGACGCTCCGCCGCTTCCGGGCGGACGCCGCCGCCGGGCGGATGCCCGCCGACGCGGCGATCGACGGCGTGCTCATCCTCGTCGCCGGAGCCTTCCTGCTCACCCCGGGGCTGATGACGGACGTCGCCGGCTTCAGCCTGCTGATCCCGGGGCTGCGTCGGCAGATCAAACGGGGCGCCGCGGCCTATTTCAAGGGGCGTGTGACGATGTCCGTGGCCTCGTTCGTCCCGCCGCAGCGGCGGCCGGACGTGGTCGTCGTCGAACCGAACCGCCTCGACGAAACGCAGCCGCGACCGGGGGAGTCGTCCCCCGATCGCGGCTGA
- a CDS encoding MGH1-like glycoside hydrolase domain-containing protein: protein MQPSGTTVESQRLSAAVARVPGSNWQRWGPYLSERQWGTVREDYSADSSAWKYLPHDHARSRAYRWGEDGLLGWTDRECRLCFSVALWNGEDGILKERLFGLDGREGNHGEDVKECYYYLDATPTASYCKALYKYPHAAFPYRELLEENGRRGRDVPEYELTDTSAFDRGHWDVLCEYVKGSPNDILIRLTITNQGPLNTLHLIPQLWFRNTWSWGRDGQEGAWPRPDIRLDRNAGCLRTEHASLEPFNFWAGPGMRGNKPRWLFTDNETNRAALFNADNPDPFCKDAFHRLIVHAEKGVVKRARSGTKAGAHYKLRVKSGGEAVVELRLSNEQESPAEPFGPAFNELFDRRRAEADEFYDDKYPTGMEAGDRMICRQADAGLIWTKQFYYYVVKDWLEGDPAQPAPAEKRKVGRNSEWTHLFSRDILTMPDAWEYPWFAAWDTAFHCVAFAKLDPFFARDQLILFLREWYMHPNGQIPAYEWNFSDVNPPVHAWAVWRVYQMSGEPGKRDRAFLARAFQKLLMNFTWWVNRKDPTGRNVFGGGFLGLDNIGVFDRSKNLPEGGHLEQADGTAWMAFYCASMLSIAFELASEDPVYADVASKFFEHYIAIGHAMNTVGGSGLWDEEDGFYYDRLICGERVFTMKLRSMVGIIPLFTVDVLEDAVIDRLPNFRKRMRWFLKNRKEMLEGLAYMEQDAAEGEHGLRLLSVPTREKLERILAYVLDEKEFLSPYGVRSMSKIYDKEPYVFKLDGSTHEVRYTPAESRTSMFGGNSNWRGPVWFPLNFLLIEALQRFHRYYGDEFQIECPTGSGTMMTLAEVAQELERRLISLFQPDENGRRPCHGEDVRYAEDPAWQDLILFYEYFDGDNGRGCGTSHQTGWTALAGFMLEHVGGRDQTDDLGSGMEN, encoded by the coding sequence ATGCAGCCCAGCGGCACAACCGTCGAAAGCCAGCGGCTCTCCGCCGCCGTCGCCCGAGTTCCCGGCAGTAATTGGCAGCGGTGGGGTCCCTACCTGTCCGAACGACAGTGGGGCACCGTCCGCGAGGATTACTCCGCGGACAGCAGCGCCTGGAAGTACCTCCCCCACGACCACGCCCGCAGCCGGGCCTATCGCTGGGGGGAGGACGGTCTGCTGGGCTGGACCGACCGCGAATGCCGCCTCTGCTTCAGCGTGGCCCTCTGGAACGGGGAGGACGGCATCCTCAAGGAGCGCCTGTTCGGCCTCGACGGCCGCGAGGGCAACCACGGGGAGGACGTGAAGGAGTGTTATTACTACCTCGACGCCACCCCCACGGCGTCGTACTGCAAGGCGCTCTATAAGTACCCGCACGCCGCGTTCCCCTACCGGGAACTGCTGGAGGAGAACGGGCGCCGCGGCCGGGACGTGCCGGAATACGAGCTGACCGACACCTCCGCCTTCGACCGCGGCCACTGGGACGTGCTGTGCGAGTACGTCAAAGGCAGTCCGAACGACATCCTCATTCGGCTGACGATCACGAATCAGGGGCCGCTCAATACGCTGCACCTCATCCCGCAGCTCTGGTTCCGCAACACCTGGAGCTGGGGCCGTGACGGTCAGGAGGGCGCCTGGCCGCGGCCGGACATCCGCCTGGACCGCAACGCCGGCTGCCTGCGGACGGAGCACGCCAGCCTGGAGCCGTTTAATTTCTGGGCCGGCCCCGGGATGCGGGGCAATAAGCCCCGCTGGCTGTTCACGGACAACGAAACGAACCGGGCCGCCCTCTTTAACGCGGACAACCCGGACCCGTTTTGCAAAGACGCGTTCCACCGCCTGATCGTGCACGCGGAAAAAGGCGTCGTAAAGCGGGCCCGCTCCGGCACGAAGGCCGGCGCCCACTATAAACTCCGCGTGAAAAGCGGCGGCGAGGCCGTCGTCGAACTGCGGCTCTCCAACGAGCAGGAAAGCCCCGCGGAGCCCTTCGGACCGGCCTTCAACGAGTTGTTCGACCGCCGCCGCGCGGAGGCGGACGAGTTTTACGACGACAAGTACCCCACCGGCATGGAGGCCGGCGATCGCATGATCTGCCGGCAGGCGGACGCCGGCCTGATTTGGACGAAGCAGTTTTATTACTACGTCGTCAAAGACTGGCTGGAAGGCGACCCGGCCCAACCGGCGCCCGCGGAAAAGCGGAAGGTCGGGCGGAACAGCGAATGGACGCATCTGTTCAGCCGCGACATCCTCACGATGCCCGACGCCTGGGAATACCCCTGGTTCGCCGCCTGGGATACGGCGTTCCACTGCGTGGCGTTCGCGAAGCTCGACCCGTTCTTCGCCCGGGATCAACTGATCCTGTTCCTGCGGGAGTGGTACATGCACCCCAACGGGCAGATCCCCGCCTACGAATGGAACTTCAGCGACGTCAATCCGCCGGTCCACGCCTGGGCCGTTTGGCGGGTTTATCAGATGAGCGGCGAGCCCGGCAAACGCGACCGCGCGTTCCTCGCCCGGGCGTTCCAGAAGCTGCTGATGAACTTCACCTGGTGGGTGAACCGCAAGGACCCCACCGGCCGCAACGTGTTCGGCGGCGGGTTCCTGGGCCTCGATAATATCGGCGTATTCGACCGCTCCAAGAACCTGCCCGAGGGCGGGCACCTGGAGCAGGCCGACGGCACCGCCTGGATGGCGTTCTATTGCGCCTCGATGCTCTCGATCGCTTTTGAACTGGCCAGCGAAGACCCGGTCTACGCCGACGTCGCCAGCAAGTTCTTCGAGCACTACATCGCCATCGGCCACGCGATGAACACCGTCGGCGGCTCCGGCCTGTGGGACGAAGAGGACGGGTTTTATTACGACCGCCTCATCTGCGGGGAGCGGGTCTTCACGATGAAGCTCCGCAGTATGGTCGGTATTATTCCGCTCTTTACCGTCGACGTGCTGGAAGACGCGGTGATCGACCGCCTGCCGAACTTCCGCAAGCGGATGCGGTGGTTCCTGAAGAACCGTAAGGAGATGCTCGAGGGCCTCGCCTATATGGAGCAGGACGCCGCCGAGGGCGAGCACGGCCTGCGACTGCTCAGCGTGCCCACCCGGGAGAAGCTGGAGCGCATCCTCGCCTATGTCCTCGACGAAAAGGAGTTCCTCAGCCCCTACGGGGTCCGGAGCATGTCGAAGATCTACGACAAGGAGCCGTACGTCTTCAAACTCGACGGCTCCACCCACGAGGTCCGCTATACGCCCGCCGAGAGCCGGACGTCGATGTTCGGCGGCAACAGCAATTGGCGGGGGCCGGTCTGGTTCCCGCTGAACTTCCTGCTGATCGAGGCCCTCCAGCGCTTCCACCGCTATTACGGGGACGAGTTCCAGATCGAATGCCCCACCGGCAGCGGCACGATGATGACGCTCGCCGAAGTCGCCCAGGAACTTGAACGCCGGCTCATCTCCCTCTTCCAACCGGACGAGAACGGCCGCCGCCCCTGTCACGGCGAGGACGTCCGCTACGCGGAGGACCCGGCTTGGCAGGATCTGATCCTGTTTTACGAGTACTTCGACGGCGACAACGGCCGCGGTTGCGGGACCAGTCATCAAACCGGCTGGACCGCCCTCGCCGGCTTCATGCTGGAGCACGTCGGCGGCCGCGACCAGACCGACGATCTCGGCTCCGGGATGGAAAACTAA
- a CDS encoding sensor histidine kinase, with protein MLLAVGRQAALAVEAVRYQSALVRAERLAAVGQTISALSHHIKNILQGLGGGGHLVKTGLDRHDEDLARQGWEIVERNQQRILHLVTDMLTFGKDRRPELERGDVAATVADAVGLARARAAEVGVSVELDAAAVPPAWFDADAMHRAVLNVALNAVDAAAEGRDARGGTGGLVRIATAHWPESDFVGVNVADDGPGVPPHRAEAIFEPFESGKGSKGTGLGLAVSRKILREHGGDITVESRGVGEDGHGATFHLAWPRHDDDRAVGETRAD; from the coding sequence ATGCTGCTGGCCGTCGGCCGGCAGGCGGCGCTGGCGGTGGAGGCGGTCCGCTATCAGTCGGCGCTGGTGCGGGCCGAACGGCTGGCGGCGGTCGGGCAGACGATCTCCGCCCTGTCCCACCACATCAAGAACATCCTGCAGGGCCTCGGCGGGGGCGGGCACCTGGTGAAGACGGGCCTGGACCGCCACGACGAGGACCTCGCCCGGCAGGGTTGGGAGATCGTGGAGCGGAACCAGCAGCGGATTCTGCACCTCGTCACGGACATGCTGACGTTCGGCAAGGATCGCCGGCCGGAGTTGGAGCGGGGCGACGTCGCCGCGACCGTCGCCGACGCCGTCGGTCTGGCCCGGGCCCGGGCGGCGGAGGTGGGGGTCTCGGTCGAACTGGACGCCGCCGCCGTGCCCCCGGCCTGGTTCGACGCCGACGCCATGCACCGGGCCGTGCTGAACGTCGCCCTGAACGCCGTGGACGCCGCCGCCGAGGGCCGCGACGCCCGCGGGGGCACCGGCGGCCTGGTGCGGATCGCCACCGCCCACTGGCCGGAATCGGACTTCGTGGGCGTGAACGTCGCCGACGACGGCCCCGGCGTGCCCCCCCACCGGGCGGAGGCGATCTTCGAACCGTTCGAGAGCGGCAAGGGCTCCAAGGGCACCGGGCTGGGTCTGGCCGTCAGCCGCAAGATCCTTCGGGAGCACGGCGGGGACATCACCGTGGAGAGCCGCGGCGTCGGCGAGGACGGCCACGGCGCCACCTTCCACCTCGCCTGGCCCCGCCACGACGACGACCGCGCCGTCGGCGAGACCCGCGCCGACTGA
- a CDS encoding superoxide dismutase, with protein MAYTTPDLPYAFNALEPNIDAQTMEIHHDKHHAGYVSKLNAAVEGTGLDSQPVEQLIANLSQVPADKQTAVRNNGGGHANHSLFWTIMKPGGGGEPSGELASAIDSAFGSFAAFKEQFESAAATRFGSGWAWLSVDGGKLKVESTPNQDNPLMEGRTPIFGLDVWEHAYYLKYQNKRPDYISSFWNVVNWDEVSRRYADAKG; from the coding sequence ATGGCCTATACGACCCCCGATCTCCCCTACGCGTTCAACGCGCTGGAGCCGAACATCGACGCCCAGACGATGGAGATCCATCACGACAAGCACCACGCCGGGTACGTCTCCAAGCTGAACGCCGCCGTGGAAGGCACCGGCTTGGACAGCCAGCCGGTCGAACAACTGATCGCCAACCTCTCCCAGGTTCCGGCCGACAAGCAGACCGCCGTCCGCAACAATGGGGGCGGGCACGCCAACCACAGCCTGTTCTGGACGATCATGAAGCCGGGCGGCGGCGGCGAGCCGAGCGGGGAACTGGCCTCCGCGATCGATTCCGCCTTCGGCAGCTTCGCCGCGTTCAAGGAGCAATTCGAGAGCGCCGCGGCGACGCGCTTCGGCTCCGGCTGGGCCTGGCTGTCCGTCGACGGCGGCAAGCTGAAGGTGGAGAGCACCCCCAACCAGGACAACCCCCTGATGGAAGGCCGCACGCCGATCTTCGGCCTGGACGTCTGGGAGCACGCCTACTACCTGAAGTACCAGAACAAGCGGCCGGACTACATTTCCAGCTTCTGGAACGTGGTGAACTGGGACGAGGTCTCCCGCCGCTACGCCGACGCCAAGGGCTGA
- a CDS encoding glycosyltransferase family 2 protein, translating to MVGLHGGFTLPIRLPPAAPPALRGGALPSASVPVSSSPRTLTTLPVYNEVTHLRPVLGEVLRYADAILAVDDGSTDGSGPLLDELAEEWAEEEGCCELVVLHQPENRGYGAALVAAFDAAVELGYDRLVTIDCDGQHQPALIPALAAALDGDGKHVSGPVDMVSGSRYAAEFAGDSDAPEDRRAINRLVTRFLNERLGAAWDVTLTDAFCGFKSYRVEALKKLAITDPGYAMPLQLWVQAAAAGLKIAEYPVPRVYLEEERSFGGSLDKSEARLAHYRDVLSAELARHSQLPSEPDTASFLVLPG from the coding sequence GTGGTCGGGCTTCACGGAGGCTTTACACTTCCGATCCGTCTGCCGCCTGCCGCCCCGCCCGCCCTCCGCGGCGGCGCCCTCCCGTCCGCGAGCGTTCCCGTTTCGTCCTCCCCCCGCACGCTGACCACCCTGCCGGTCTACAACGAGGTCACCCACTTGCGCCCCGTGCTGGGCGAGGTGCTACGCTACGCCGACGCGATTCTCGCGGTGGACGACGGCTCTACCGACGGCAGCGGACCGCTGCTGGACGAACTGGCGGAGGAGTGGGCCGAGGAAGAAGGGTGCTGCGAACTGGTCGTCCTGCACCAGCCGGAGAACCGCGGCTACGGGGCCGCCCTGGTCGCCGCTTTCGACGCCGCGGTGGAGCTCGGTTACGACCGGCTCGTCACGATCGACTGCGACGGCCAGCACCAGCCGGCGCTGATCCCGGCCCTCGCCGCGGCGCTGGACGGTGACGGAAAACATGTGTCCGGGCCGGTCGACATGGTCTCCGGCAGCCGGTACGCCGCGGAGTTCGCCGGCGACAGCGACGCCCCGGAGGACCGCCGGGCCATCAATCGGCTCGTCACCCGCTTCCTGAACGAACGGTTGGGCGCGGCGTGGGACGTGACGCTCACGGACGCCTTCTGCGGGTTCAAATCGTACCGGGTCGAGGCGTTGAAGAAGCTGGCGATCACGGACCCGGGTTACGCCATGCCGCTGCAACTTTGGGTGCAGGCCGCCGCCGCGGGGCTGAAGATCGCGGAATACCCGGTGCCGCGCGTGTATCTTGAGGAGGAACGCAGCTTCGGCGGGTCGTTGGACAAATCGGAGGCCCGGCTGGCCCACTACCGCGACGTGCTCTCGGCGGAACTGGCCCGGCATTCGCAGTTGCCGAGCGAGCCGGACACCGCGTCGTTCCTCGTGCTGCCAGGTTAG
- a CDS encoding C-terminal binding protein, translated as MPDRVLIVDVPWDDLSLERAELEKVGAELVRASANDPATLAREIVGCSALLTDWTPIPAAVLEAGGDRDGPLRLVARMGTGVDHIDLAAAARLGIPVTRLPDYCVEEVADHTLALLLAIRRRVVEDAAAVRRGEWEEVHVGDLRRLRGNVLGLIGFGRTAAAVRERALPFGFTVLGENRTGDDRGTGCEMVARAELLERSDVVSLHAPLSAETARMVDAAFLARMKPGAVLLNVARGGLIDADAVLAALESGRLAAVGLDVFESEPPGERPEDWHPLVRHPRAIVTPHTAFLSRESLVEIRARPARQVADALAGRRPEHLVDPTVWERRETTRRS; from the coding sequence ATGCCCGATCGCGTTCTCATCGTCGACGTCCCCTGGGACGATCTCTCCCTGGAACGGGCCGAGCTGGAGAAGGTCGGGGCGGAGTTGGTGCGGGCCTCGGCGAACGACCCGGCGACGCTTGCGCGGGAGATCGTCGGTTGCTCCGCCCTACTGACCGACTGGACGCCGATCCCCGCCGCCGTGCTGGAGGCGGGGGGCGACAGGGACGGCCCGCTGCGGCTGGTCGCCCGGATGGGGACGGGGGTGGATCACATCGACCTCGCCGCCGCCGCCCGGCTGGGCATCCCGGTGACGCGGCTGCCGGATTACTGCGTGGAGGAGGTCGCCGACCACACGCTCGCCCTGCTGCTGGCGATCCGCCGGCGAGTCGTCGAGGACGCCGCCGCGGTCCGGCGGGGCGAGTGGGAGGAGGTGCACGTCGGCGACCTGCGGCGGTTGCGGGGCAATGTGTTGGGGCTAATCGGCTTCGGCCGCACTGCCGCCGCGGTGCGGGAGCGGGCGCTGCCGTTCGGGTTCACGGTCCTCGGCGAGAACCGCACGGGGGATGACCGCGGCACCGGCTGCGAGATGGTCGCGCGGGCGGAGTTGCTGGAACGCAGCGACGTGGTTTCGCTGCACGCCCCGCTGTCGGCGGAGACCGCCCGAATGGTCGACGCCGCCTTCCTCGCCCGGATGAAGCCGGGGGCCGTGCTGCTGAACGTGGCCCGCGGCGGGCTGATCGACGCCGATGCCGTCCTCGCCGCATTGGAGAGCGGCCGGCTGGCGGCGGTGGGGCTGGACGTGTTCGAGTCGGAACCGCCGGGGGAACGCCCCGAAGATTGGCACCCGCTGGTCCGGCATCCGCGGGCGATCGTCACGCCGCACACCGCGTTTCTCAGCCGGGAGAGCCTCGTCGAGATTCGCGCCCGCCCCGCCCGCCAGGTCGCCGACGCCCTCGCCGGCCGCCGGCCGGAGCATCTGGTCGACCCGACGGTGTGGGAGCGGCGCGAGACGACCCGGCGGAGCTGA